tatatatgaatcgaatgatgttatgaacatcattactacctcaagtttagtaggtaaacctactggaagtgtcaagaaatgatctagcttcaaaggatcttggatggcttgaaagttcttgaagtaggatcatgacacaaaaataagttcaagtaagatttttactcgaattaagatagtttatagttatagaaattgaatcaaagtttgaatatgaatattaccttgaataagaaagataacctactgtatataacaaaggtttcttgatcttagatgattacttggaatggattagaaagcttggaagtaaattagtaaacttgaagggatttttgaagtgttcttgaagtgttcttcctatgatgattatagcttgattcttgaagtgatttttgatgaagatgatgattaactactggaaaaatacgttcataatagtgtgtgtgtgttgagagagaattagaaagagaattggaagtgaaatggagtgaatgatgagtggtaattggtgagtggtgagtggggttaaaaggagctctagttagttgactagctcatggtagaagttaaaattgattagtcatacatgacataatcaagagtggaatcccatgctagttcctattggtatatacccatagtaagtacgttttgaagctgtgtataatacgggtaagaatacgactagaattcttgatgaaagaaaagaatgggaaagtaactgtaaccattttcgttaagtatgagtgttttgatatatgtcttgaagtcttccaaaagtattttaatacatctaaatacactacatgtatatacattttaactgagtcgttaagtcatcgttagtcgttacatgtaagtgttgttttgaaacctttaagttaacgatctcaattaatgttgttaacccattgtttattatatctaatgagatgttaaattattatattatcatgatattatgatatattaatatatcttaatatgatatatatacatttaaatgtcgttacaacgataatcgttacatatatgtctcgtttcgaaatccttaagttagtagtcttgtttatatgtatataactcattgttaatatacttatggagatacttacttatcataatctcatgttaaccatatgtatatccatatatatatcgtcatgtcatttttacaagttttaacgttcgtgaatcgccggtcaacttgggtggtcaattgtctatatgaaacatatttcaattaatcaagtcttaacaagtttgattgcttaacatgttggaaacatttaatcatgtaaatatcaatctcaattaatatatataaacaaggaaaagttcgggtcactacaaatgtgcTGGTTCATAGGAGAGTTTTCTCGCTTACAAAAAAAAAAGGGATTATACGTGCGTTTTTGAATAATTATGTAAAAGTTTATGGTTTCTTCCATATTTACACATAATTTTCAAATTTATTTTTTAAATGATTTAATCATCGAGTAACCCTGAATTGATGATAACTCCCTCTAAAATCTCGACTGAATTGATGATAACTCCCTCTAAAATCTCGACTGATTACTCGCCGAATAGTAAGTTTTACAACCTTGATATAAGACCAAACCCCAATTGTAGAAGTAGTGCAAATATAGGACTAAACCCAAAGATTACATGGTAGATAAGTTAATCAGATGAAATAGTGATTTTACATACAAGCCAAATTGATAATACAAAAACCGTTCAGTTTCAATATATGCACAACAATTTCAACCACAAAAATGGAAATGAATCGTTATTAAGTATAtgaaatattatgattatgatagatTAAGGTACATTGTGTAGTGTTACACGTGATTGAAGTTTTATTCTCCTCAATTTGCCGAGGAATGGTTGATTTGCCACTACTTAGCATTGCTCCATTCCATTATCTTAAAAGGTCTAATTTACCACTAAAAGTAAAAACAAATaaatttatctatatctatattatacatCAATTAAGTGTATTTTACAACATATGAATACGTGTTTATGTTAAATTTATCAACTTAAGATGATAAATTAATAGCCACTCATCTCGAAAAGAATACACATGCTTTTTGTATTATTTGAGGTACACATTGTTGTTTGGTAACACCCATGTGCCGATGTGCGCttattaattaattttataaaaacGTACAAAACCATACCACTCATATGCTAAAACTTGGTGCATATATATTTGTGCATATTAGAGTAGAAGCCTCAAAAAACAAGCTAGATTCATTCAATGGGTTCACAACAAGAGAAAAAACCACGCGCATTATGCATACCAGCCCCATTACAAGGTCACATTAACCCAATGCTAAAACTTGCCAAAATCCTTCATTCAAAAGGTTTCGATATCACATTCGTCAACACCGAATTCAACCACCAACGACTCCTTCGGTCTCAAGGAGTCGATGCGCTAAATGGTCTCCCATCGTTTCGTTTCGAGACCATTCCTGATGGGCTTCCACCGCCTAAAAACAAAGATGCAACCCAAGATATACCATCTCTAGCCAAGTCTACTGATGAAACTTGTTTAGGCCCGTTTAAAGATGTATTAGCCAAAGTTAACAACGAGTCTTGTAACCCGGTGAGTTGCATAGTGTCTGATATGCTTATGGGATTCACCCTATCTGCGGCCGAAGAATTCGGTATCCCGGAAATATTACTATGGACCAGTAGTGCTAGTTCCTTAATATGTTACAGTCATTATCGAAGTCTTTTGGAAAAGGGTTTGATGCCCCTTAAAGGTATAGTACTTGTTACATGTTCCCCTGTTTTTCTTTCATAGTACTCCTTTAGATTTAAAAATATTATCCCTTCATTTGAAATGGGGGATTTgaaatgggggatgattctcacacacacttttttgatcctcacacacctattttaaccttttactcttctaataatactcaattggtgtgtgaggatcaaaaaagtgtgtgtgagaatcatcccccatttgAAATAAGTTTAACTgaatttatttaaataataataaataatggatATTATAAGGGTAAATTATAAGatttaatattacttaataattattttttatatgtGGTAATCTTCTATAATGAGTATATATAAATAGTATGATGAATATTTTTTTGGACCAATGAAGTATATCTTTATTGTAGTTACATATGTGAAGTTTTCTTGGTTCGTTTTCAATCTTATCTAGCTACTAGCTATATgtgaataataatttttattatctacaaatatataaatataaaaaagtgAACAGAAATAAGAAAAAAAGACGAGAGAATTATGATTGTGTCActtatatttattatttagtttatatTAGATGTTGAAGTACTATTTTTGCATCTCCATGACCAAATCAGCTCACATTAAGTTAAGAATACTTATCAATAGTTGATCCAATTTGATTGCTTTACTAGTTCCTTGTTTAGCAAGATTGTCTAATACTGAACTAGgtgttgatgcatattttgtatGACCGTCGCTGGGCGAATAACGTTTATTCTTACATTGTACACCTAGATGTATTACACGCGTGAAACTGATCAGTTACAGGAGCATATGTGACTGTTGGGCCGAATGTTGGGCAAATCATGTCGATAGGCCCATTAGGGTTATCTAAGCCTAGGTCGTCTATATATATTAGTTTCACATGTGTTTTAGGGTTAAGAGAGTAACCCTAATTGGGGTCAAGCTAGAACCCTAATTTGAAAGAGCCGTTTTGGCGATTCCCGtgcataggggagatcatgctcgatctcccctgaCCAACCGATGTTTCTCCGTTTAAATCAATTGTAAGTATAacgtttatatcaataatattgatttatgtttgattcatTGTGTTTATTTTTTCCGTCTTTGATCTACACTAgggattatttatatttataattatatttataaactaTTTAATCGGTAAATTAAAAGTCAATCAATAATATTCGCTTTCAGTATATATAAGCGTATGTGGGAGTCTATTAGCCGAAAAATTATGGATTTACATCTAGTAAAACACAATTATATGTGTGTGATTTGTACATTTATATGTCTAATAATAAGTGAGTTAAATTGTGGAGTTTTTATCTATCAGGGGGGAAAATGAACAAATTTCTTTAGATATGAATGTGTCATGTGTACACTGACCTTGTTTGGTGTGGTAATAATAACGATAAGTAAtggtatgtattaaatatatctacCAAGTTTAAAATTGTGTCACATAATTATTTCTAGTACTGCGACTGACACCGGTACATCATCCATATTTTGTTTTTTAAATAAAGGATAAGGTTTTTGTGGTAAAAAATGAAAGCAAAATCCTTCCAATCGATATCTTGTCGCCGGTTATTGGGTTTTATTTAGCTATTTGTCATTTTTTTAGTGATCTCTGAGTTTAAATATATCGTGACTAGTGAAGGGCTTGAATAGTGGCAGATTAATCTTTTATTTACTCACCAGAATAAAAATGCTGGTTTTTCAAGTAACCTGAAAAGAGAAAACCTTGATACTTTTTATTTACATgatctttaactttaactttaacttgTACGGATTTTATATGTTCGCTAAACATGCGTTTTTTTTTCCGGACACCCTTAAAAAACTGAAGTGTAGTTGCACACATGCACTCAATACCCCTGCACGGGTGCCACTAGCAACAACCATGTGACCCACTTAATTAGGTTATATGTTAAATTTTTTGTTACCTACAGCTGATCCAATTTCTTTGTTTACAGATCCGAGTTTTTTAGCTAATGGTTATTTAGACGCGGTCATTGATATACCTACTATGTCCGGTATACGTCTGAAAGATCTTCCACCGTTCATAAGAAAGATCTACCCTGGCGACGAGTTCATGGTCCAATTTTTGTGCTCACAAGTAAAGAGAGCGAAACTAGCTTCCGCTATCATTTTCAACACATTCGATACACTCGATAATGAAGTTTTGGATTCACTCTCTACAATGTACCCTCCATGCTATGAGATTGGCCCTTTGCATATACTTGAAGAAAATATCGGGGACAAATCTCTTGCATCATTCAAATCAAACTTGTGGAAAGAAGAACATGAATGTTTAAAATGGCTAGATTCACAAGCACCATTATCCGTTAATTATGTCAACTTTGGTAGCATTACGGTTATGACACCTCAACAACTAGTCGAATTCTGTTGGGGACTTGCTAAGAGTAATTGTCCATTTCTTTGGGTGATACGACCTGACCTCGTGATTGGTGACTCTGCTGTTCTGCCACAAGAGTTTGTGAACGAGACTCGTGATAGAGGGATGTTGGTTGGATGGTGCCCGCAAGAAGAAGTTTTAAATCATCCGTCAATTGGAGGATTTTTAACACATTGTGGATGGAACTCAACGCTTGAAAGCATATCTAGTGGTGTACCGATGATATGTTGGCCTTTTTTCGCGGACCAACAAACGAATTGTTGGTGGAGTTGTAACAAGTGGGGTGTAGGTATGGAGATTAACGCTGATGTAAAGAGTGATGAAGTTGCGAAAATGGTGATTGAGTTGATGAATGGAGAAAAAGGGAATGAGATGAGAAAGAATGCAATTGAATTGAAGAATAAGGCTAAGGAGGCTTGTGCTCATCCTTTAGGCTCATCGATGATTAATTTGGAGAGATTAATCAAGTTGATGCAATCATTTTCAGAATGATTATCAAAACATTGATTTATTTATCATGTGTTTCATAGTATGATATGAAACTAGTTCTTGTATTTATGGGCTGAATTTATCTATTTTTAATTAAACAAGCATGAGGCCACCCGCGCATTGCGGCGGTAGTATGTTCCTGTTATGTAAGCAAAGCGAGCTATATAGCCTGTTTTCGAATACTTTTTTTCTATAGCCGAAACCAATGAGTGTGTAGTGATTCAGAAAGGAAGTGAGGCTTGCTATTGCAGCACCGTCTGACATGAACGCTTTGAAGCAATAACTTCAATTATATATGTAATTGTTTGTTTGCTTGGTTACAGTGATGGTTAGTATGATGTTCGATATTTGTTAGAACTAAAAAATTAAAAAGTACTGTAATAGCTTAAGGATGTAATCTAAGTTTTTACATGCATGTGGGAGTGTATAGCTGCTTGCGTCGGCAAGTAGGTCAGTAATTAAATTGGAAGATGTGTGTCGATCCTTCAAGACGACAACAATACctgcaaaaacaaaacaaaaacaaaaaaaaaccgaAAACAATGAATATAGTTTTGTTGGGTAATAATGATTGTCGTTATGATAGTAGCACTATCGAGATAAACTTGAAACTATTCTAAATGCCGAAAATGGTACAAACCATTTAAGTGCTTTACCTATCCTTCATCTATCTCTAAAAGAAAATATAGCATGTTTAAGACTTACAATGATAAACTCAAAGATTAACAACATTCAGGATTAAACAGATTAGAATAAATTATTACTCTGTAGTtatattcaattaaaaaaaaaaggtCATACCTCATAATTGTAAAGAGGCAAAGTAGT
This window of the Rutidosis leptorrhynchoides isolate AG116_Rl617_1_P2 chromosome 7, CSIRO_AGI_Rlap_v1, whole genome shotgun sequence genome carries:
- the LOC139856904 gene encoding 7-deoxyloganetin glucosyltransferase-like encodes the protein MGSQQEKKPRALCIPAPLQGHINPMLKLAKILHSKGFDITFVNTEFNHQRLLRSQGVDALNGLPSFRFETIPDGLPPPKNKDATQDIPSLAKSTDETCLGPFKDVLAKVNNESCNPVSCIVSDMLMGFTLSAAEEFGIPEILLWTSSASSLICYSHYRSLLEKGLMPLKDPSFLANGYLDAVIDIPTMSGIRLKDLPPFIRKIYPGDEFMVQFLCSQVKRAKLASAIIFNTFDTLDNEVLDSLSTMYPPCYEIGPLHILEENIGDKSLASFKSNLWKEEHECLKWLDSQAPLSVNYVNFGSITVMTPQQLVEFCWGLAKSNCPFLWVIRPDLVIGDSAVLPQEFVNETRDRGMLVGWCPQEEVLNHPSIGGFLTHCGWNSTLESISSGVPMICWPFFADQQTNCWWSCNKWGVGMEINADVKSDEVAKMVIELMNGEKGNEMRKNAIELKNKAKEACAHPLGSSMINLERLIKLMQSFSE